In Rhizophagus irregularis chromosome 24, complete sequence, the sequence CAACGTTCTTTTCTCATGTGTCGCAAAATTATGTGGAATGTAATCAAATAGTTTGTAATTGTGTCACATGACAGATGATTGTTAACGATCTGTGGGCATATTTACTTAGTGAAGGAAATTGATTATGCTAGACATTTTAAGcaatataataagaattattgTTTCAactattttgttaatttctgatgagaattattaaatttataaaatttattactaaataaagttaatttttgatcaaaaatagaattattgaattaacttAAAAGCTCttttcatttgattttattttttttttcatattgtttaaggcaataattattttgtacagcattctatttttaaaaaaacttctGATTATCACAAACTccaattttctaaatttatgaTCCGTGCAACATGTGGAAATGAAGTTGAAACAGGAGACGTTAACATAAATTCTAAATAGTCGAatcattacaaaaattatgcaactttttttttaaaatcataatctAAAGCAAAATATGAgagttaataattaatagttaaatttgaatatgAGTTAGTTATAACGCAtcattttttcgttaaatcatTTATGTACAAATGGGAAAAGAATGAAGAAATTactacaatattttttaaatatttttttatttttttgacagAGTCACTTTTTTCTATTGATCTTGCAGTATACAAGATAGATAATcatcatttcattatttttacttttttataaatcaaatgacCTCTTATTGTTTCAAATAATGCAATAATACGTAAGAcgaaattttacttatttatccATATAACGATTAACGCTAAGCTTAATCAATATTCTGTAGTACAACTCGAACATCTATAAAGACGTCCACTAGTTacgtttacaaaaaaaaaacaaaaaaaaaaagaatttttaccTTCGCTCTATAAAATTAACATCCTacaaaacaataataatttcaatcgATCAAATACTTTCAAAGTCATCATgaagtttattttaatgttCATTCTTGTCATTGTAGCTTTTAGCAATTTTGCTGCAACGGAATTCTTGGACGAACGTATTCCTACCATTGAAAAATCACTTAAAACCTCACCTTTGGAGACAAGGGCATTAGTTTGCCCATCCGGAACATATGAATGTAATGATAGTGAAGGAGGATGTTGCTCGACCGGTACAACTTGTTTACCTAACTTCAAGTGCAGCGGTAGTGGAAATCATAGTGGTGggattatattaaaaacatcACCAACAATTTCACAAATACTCTCAATTGTATTAgcttatttgtatttaatttaatatttatttatattgagaTAGTTTTTAggatttattgattattttattgtattttattaaattatgtatttatcTTACGatcattgttaaataaaatttattaaatcatttatacgTTGATCGTATAAATTGATTCCTAcgtaaaattcaatttattattcaatgcagatttaattctatttctaatatttaccgtatattatttagaaaatatccAGTCCTATTTATTGCGGTTGTAAGTTTGATTCTTGTATGTGACTATGCCTTTGTACAGTAAGTTTATAAAGgatgatgatttattaaaattagactATTTCACACTAGTACTAAGTGTGTATGTTTTACATATACAGTATTCGGTGTTACATGATCAACATCGATTTTGAAACTGCGTTCATCGATTTCCGTTAGTTAAATTAGATAtcatttatctaatttttttattaataccgtattttttcagtttatattattaattttatacttttattatactCAAGAAAAGCTCCcattaatagaaattaatCAATGATCAAATTAATTTCTACTTTTGGTTCAAGTATACTGAAGAACTATgctataatgtaaaataataagatcCACTTAAAATAATGGAAGATGGGCAAATAGGAATcctgatattaatataaaagatgcAATGTGTAAGccataaatacataaaatgaGAGTGGGTAACATTTGATAGATTTAccgatattaaagaaattgatggTGAATTTCCAAagtatattttacaaaaaaaacgAGTCTAAACctatgataaaattatatggaTCACAGAATATGtcaaacaaatatttaaataattcaaataggTACGTTTTATACAACAATATTCAATTAAGAAtcattaaagttttatttaaaaatattattgtttgaCCAAaccataattatataataatttatagagtgtaatttattatacagcatcattattatattacccTTTTATAACTGGTaatctttttacaatattattaaacagtcatcgaaatcaaataaattagattaaaCATATATTACGACTGTTTTTAGTTAACTAAGAGTGGTGTCATTTTAACACTGATCATTCTATTTTCGCTAAGCCGTGTGCCAATGTCATTTGATAATCATTTCGGAGCTGGTGACCTTCAGTCGCTAAACAACATCAAAACAAAGATTCGTATCATGTGAAcgttgatcatttttatttgaatttatcactcatataaatttgcttttattaataacaaatgattttaattcatttttaacatCCTAAGACGACGTGTTATAATAGTTGTAAAATTGAGAAGTATCATGTGAAATTTgttgttaaagaaaataataaaattaatgattctaTCTTCAAGTTGTAGtaactttcaattaaatagtaaaaaataattgataataatcaatcaaatattaaataataattaataataatcagtttcataaaaaagtaattgagtgcatacattaataatacactatattattattctactTATGTATTAGATAATACATCTTTATGACAACATAATACACGTTCCATTGTAACAACCCCAATATATTGAAAGCCAAACTCTAACTGTGCAGGCCTTTGACTTTCATCATATAGCCAATATgaaatgatttgattttttcattaccTGTGTTGACACAATGATGGTCATTAACAAATTCAGGATCTTTTAAAAATCTACACCATTAGGGCCATAAGGGACATAAATTGTGATGTTGAGTATTGGCGAATATTTTGGCCATTTGAAATCCGTAATTTTAACATCATCTATGTAAAGCAAAAAAGTAAGTTCATTAATTTTTCACCCgtagaattattaatattgttattaacaTACCGAATTCTTTTTGACAATCATATTCTCTTGCTCCAACAGGATAACAACCACCGTGCATTTTATCAATATGCATAAGTTTACCATTAATTCAGTATTGGAATTACATTGTCCCATTCCTGATAATGGACTATTGGACTTTGGACCCAATGGAGATATCCAGTCCAATTCCAATTCCGTTGGGACTGTGACTTTATAATTTAGGCCAAATCAATTAGTTATAtaccataattctggccaaatttataacactacctaaaattaattttataatatggtaattctttacaattaaaaagGCATACCGtattataaattagtaaattaatttataacaattgtaattagattttttattaatatttttaattatttattatgaaaaggTTTTAGGTATGACCAGATACAAGCTTCAATgtgaaaaagataaataaagatgatatattaaaatttttaaagtatagGTCTCCTAACTAtccacaaaataataaatttttaaaggtgATAAATGAACAAATGCGTCAGATGATCTGATGTGTCACATGAATCATCTCAAACCGGAAGTAATCGGAAGATgaatcaaatgaaaaaaatgatgataataatgaaagtgGTAGTAATAACAATGAAGAACTTGAAATTAGCATTGATAACGTTCTCATAACTATTCAGGATTTGTATTCTGGAATTTGGATTCTTGGACGAAATTCGGAACTGCTGTGTCTTACGGTCAGTCAGTGCATGATCGTTCGATAACTGTTGATGAATTTCGATTTTTCGAGAGAATAAGAACTTTAAGTGAATGAAGATGATTTGGTAAGTTAAAGAAAGGAAACATAACACTATACAAAATACATAGTATAAGAAGCAGAGGTCAGAGTAGTGCTTCGAACCGTTTCTAGTCCATCCAGATGAATCCGGATGaatccggatttttttttcatccggATATCCGGTTTTGATCCGGATTTTGATCCAGATGAAAAATATCCGGATTCATCCGGAATCcggatagaaaaaaaaaaatttttctaatattttttatagattttgtaataaataaatagtctATTAGTTTCGCaactgataaataatttattaatatataaattttgtcatGAACAACGATAAATTGatgattagtaaaaaattatttatttattattaatttatttaatataattaaagtgaaaattatttattaatcttattaagtaaaatcataatttaagaagcgatattgttttttaagcctgattttatcaaaatttgaataaaatttgtaactcAGGCCAAATTAATAGTGCCGGCCCGAATTACGATAAAATAAGCtaattcaaattcaataatcaaatcggaaaaaatttaaaaaaacctaccaaattgtattaataagTACCATTATCTCTAATATGGATCGTCATATgcaatctaaaaaattttatatatgaaatctGATCCGGATTCCGGATTTCACCCGGATTTCTGACCCGGATTTCAATCCGGATCAAACCGGATATaatccggattttttttttgtgtaatccgGATGACGGATTTCAtccggatcgaagcactagGTCAGAGACGTAGAAGCTTGTGATAGACGTTAGTTGACCGGTACGTTGATGGTGAGTATCGCTTTGTGAGggatatatatgaaaattagcgttaaaaatttttttcttcgttTTCTTCAATAATTGTGTCttgttttttatgtttattttgtcTATTAGATCGAATGGTTAGTTATAGGGGCATATAGTAATGGTACTTGTGTACATATGTATTTCTTGATGTGATTATGGGTCTTGTTATGATAggcaatataattaataaagaaatgcgttACTAATTAGTTTCATgtggttttcttttttagaaagCCGGCCAACCATTTTAGCatcttttattgattataaatcaaaCTTATCCATTTGCAAATCAGTAAAAGTACAAACCAACGATCAACTAAGTTTATAGTTGTGTAAAACAATATCAGTAAAGAGATGCGATCTGAAAATCTATCTATCCAGAAAATCCGCTTTAAATCTGATCTGAACTCAGATAACGAATCCGTCACGGTCAGATAATCCATTATCCGTTATTATACGTTGGTAATtccctatattattttgtaGGAAAGTTTAACTGCAATTTCGTTAATtactaaagaaaattaatcTACTGATATTTAAAgcgatataaaattattattttctaggAGCTAAAGTCAggcttattattaataaattttcttgataattgatcaattattaaatttgtaattacgATCAAATTTATCTGtataaaaagtcaaaatgaatttctaatttctgaatttattttttccataataatattgattatatttttaggaCAGACAAATCGCacataatatgtaatattgaaaaactatacaataaatacatactcaaaaatttacatcattttaattcatatttagtctataaaaataaaaaaaaaaagaatttttctaactatcagggtgatgatcaccgatgactgaaattatgacgattgaccaacattaaaaaaatatagtgccaGTAAAAATTGTCAATTCTGGTCAAAGGTGATGATGATTTGAAgttaaaaactaataaaaaaatgggattaattaatttaatttattttttttttcatgtaaaataatatattttatctgCTTACAAGAATAAGGcattatcatataaatttcaatattttagaTTAAAAACACAGTGAATGAGCAACAGTTTAATAAGAAAAACGTTTCGGCGGTataccattatttttatatcccCATTTATGTTTATCATATTCTCCTAATCTAAATACGTTATagttataaatcatatgagttaaaataatgattgatCATCATCGTCATACATTACAATAATAAGCATCATTGTGTGACTGGCGTACTACAAAGCAAGTATCAACAACGCCTTGTATAACATGTCAAAaacaaaatacttttatttctcaaaaaaaaaaaaaaaaaaaaaaaaaattttaataattaaaaaaaatgtctttatTATATAGAGATATTCTTTATccaatatttgaagaattacaatATGACATAAAGTCTCTTGCCTCATGTCTTAGAGTTAATAAAACTTGGTGTGAAATAGTCATTCCAATTTTGTGGAGAAATCCTTGGGAGCATTTAacttttaagaaaaagaaattactaTTAAACATAATCATTTCACATTTATCAGATGAAGCAAGAACTAACTTAAATCAACATTTTAGTTTCATTAGTTTTATTACAAAACCACATAAGAGGCctttgtttaattatattagtttttgcagacatttaaatttagaaatgatCGAACATATAGTTAGTATCCATACTCAATATCGATatcgtaaaaaaattagaaataatatactcaagctttttattaataaaaatgcaaaatataCACACCTTTATATGCCTAGTTACCATGATGACCATCATCTTATTCCTGGAGCTGAACAGTGTCTTTCAGAAATTAAATTCCTTAGATGTGATGGTAGAGtgcatgataaaaatttaaccaTGTTAACAAAAGTTtgtaaatcaattaaagaatTGCACCTTTTCCTTTATGATTCTAATAACAATTATGGAATTTCTAAGTTAATTGAAAACCAAAAAAGTCTATTTGGAATTAGTTTTCTAAATACATATTCCTCTCATTATAATAACTCATTTTGTAAAGTTCTTGAAAAATCGTTGGTCAAACATGCAAATACTATACAATATTTTAGTACATTTGTACAACCTCAAACACAAATTCTTAcatcttttgtaaatttaaaaacattaatattaaataattgtgaGTTTGATCGCCGCAGATGGTACTTTATAGAAAATGTATCTTTACCTTCCCTACAATTTTTAGATGCTAATACTATTAATACTGAGAGTTTGacaagtttaattaaaaattccggtGAGAAACTTACtgaaataagaatttttaatttgcttGCTTTTTCCAATgggaattataataaaaaaattattcaggcTATTTGTCAAAGTTGTCTGAACCTTATGCATCTTGAATTATACTATATAGATGCCAATGTTTTAGAATTAGAGAAATTATTGACTAGGTGTCaatatttaagtaaattagtaTTTCATTTTAGTTCGAAGTTTTGTTCttcgaatttttttcaagataaatttattatagactGGGGTAATTTATTCAACATTTTGGCTGCATCATCACCATCtagtttattcaaatttacattttattttcctGTTAATAACCCTGAATTAAAatccttaaaattattttttgatacttGGGAAGGTAGACATCCTATgtcattaatcatttttacAGAAAGTAATTTCACTAATactaaaaatactaaaaagcAATtagatgatttaataaatagttataaaGCAAAAGGAGTAATTAAAGAGTTTGTCTATAATTTTCATGATGATGAAAGTAAGGCAACAATAAAAGGGGCAGTTAAAGATCTAGTAGCTGTAATTTTTAATGGATTTAAAAATGGATTGAACTCTTATATTCtttacttgtttttttttcttttttttgtatttcatttatgtatcaaaaaagtttattatttttttttcattatttttttgtatttcatttactatatatatcaataaagtTAGGGTTGGAACAGTCCTAGTCCTATATTAGTCTTGGGACCAGTATTCCCGGTCTTTGGTGTCTTTGGTCCAAAATTTGAGGATCGGTCCGGACTGGGACTAATacatatgattttttgtatcCAATAAAAATGAGCCTGTTCATCTATTTTTCTACTTTAGAttttgttttgattttttttttgaatatttcagattttcccatttcgaaatttttaaatttttactatgatattatttatagtaaagTTATATAATCAGACTTCGGAGAAACCGCAAATTGTACTAtacaatgtttttttattactgtaattataaatttaattacaattccttgattcaaatttttaatttaagttttCTGCCActtaatatgaatttaatacttaaatcctaaagttagtttattgaatatttcaaTGTTTCTTAGTAAATATATACGAACGCATTCTTCTCACAAAGTCACAATACATGTGTAAATTACAATGAAGAAAAGCAAAGACTATTCAGAAGGGTGAATATAAAGATGctaaaacttaaataaattataagatttttttaacaataaaccTTTACccttaattaaataaatcatggGACAAATTTCCTAAATACAAATCGGCCCAGTCCCGGTCCAGTCCAGTCAAGGCTGAAAGACAGGTCTTTTTggaagttaataaaattattataaaatatttataacaaattgTGAAAATAACAAGATATGGTTTACACGAATTTTATGCTACTGTATTAAAATATGGTGGAAACTTGTCCAATTTTCATGTTGTACGCCAGATTTCAATGAAGTTTTCAGTTTTGTGGAAATTTTATGGAAATATTATGCAAATTGGACAAGTTTCAATCACGTACACCAAGGTTTCCATGGTGGAAACCATACCACTTCGACCAGTGTAAAAAACTTtagttcctttttttttaatttttgaattaagaTAGATGTTAAAAATGGACTAAGAAAGATCTCAACAATAAGGACcctgaaatatatatatggtaGGGTACACAGACACATCAGCATCGTAGTGGAGTTAGGCGGACCAAAGTTTTGATTTGCGTATAACTTGAGATTTTTTTGTCCATAGTTAGGTCATCAGTTtgcatttcttttatatatgtaaaaattcaGTTTGCATATTGTTGGCCTAAATTAgactaattaatatatatcatatttatgtACTTATTTACCAACtgcattgtaatattttagcATTAACTGAAGGTATTAAGTGATATTGTgactattttgaaaaaaattattaaaataaaataaatttactttataacaCTGATATTTGCTTTTAAAACAATGAAGAAGGCCCCaagcaatatataaaataagtcattagaaattagcaaaaatttactattagctctacgcattttttcagggccggaattatgataatttcagttagctactaataaaattttgaccaaCATTATcgaaaattatctaaaaaaggaatgaTTTCATGGTTATTTTGGCGCCTATTCTACGCGTTTATTTCTTGTTCTCTATTTCAGTATTATTGCTCGGGTCTCCTCAATAAAGgttaatgataaaatgaataaaataaatcatgtaTGTGCGTGAACTTAatatctgaaattttattttataaaaagtctCTGACTGACTTCCGTATATATAATTCTTGGACCTGAACAATAGTTCTAAACCAAATTTGTAACTGTCCATTtgttaaatttcaataattactaaaaataataatatttatatcaaaaaaatcatataaaaaaattggatacgttttttataaagtttttatacgatttttttccttggaaataacgtatcataataggatacgggaaaatgcacaattccgtatcactaaaaatatggtttggatacggaatttgcacggaattcatatggaatttacatgatttgatcactgattttatcacgaaatttatacgatttggtcactgaatttactatttgtattacagtttactataattatatttacataaatctaattttactttattaaattaaataaaaaataaaaaataaacaaaatacaaatacattatgaaaattccctccttattaaaaccacctattgcaaccaaaattatctataagttcaggttcatttggagtcaaacaacctaaaaaaaaaacaaaaaaagaaacataagaacgtctaacttaattggaaacaaaaccccccttcatgtagtatctgcaatcgtccaagtcaccaaaggtcagcattcctacaaaaagaaaagaactgAACccaacttataaaaaaaaaagaaattcgaactgacctaaaaaaagaaaaaaatcctgaacaattctaaaaaaaggaaaggaaaggactcccaaactgcaaaaaagaaaaaagaaactgaatcttctcacaaaaaaaaatctgctggcctatgaaataaaaaaagggaactaaaaaagaaaggggaataaagaataaatctaaaaaaaaaattttttttaactttcctaacttcgttaccctctttttaaaaaaatatttttttttaagagaggacgtcaaagttagaaaaataaaaaattttttataaagaggaaatagaaatagaaagaagaaaatttttttttaaaaaaaaaagaagagtgggaataaaagaataaaatcaaaaaaaattttttttttaaaggagtgatgaaaaaaaatttttaaagtgaggtacgaaaaaaaaaatttttttttaaaaggggggtgacgaaaatagaagaaaaatttagaaaaaataacaaaaataagacaagagaaaagagaaGGAAGGGAAATTAAAGACAaaaaggaagatcggaagatcaaactcatcaaagtaagggtttatataaaaaacaaaaaacgtatcataacaaaacaataaacaatcacgtgatctcgtgttatgatacgagatttttgtaaaatattttctaaaaatattaagtttaaaaattccgtatacattccgtatgagaaacgtacataaaatgtatacaaaacgtatcctttccgtatacatatttcttatagggtaTTTGAATTATTAGTGAGTAAATTTCCATTACAAACCATTTCTATAGATAAGAGATTATAaatggaaatattatttaagtaaaatttacgTTAGGCATCTGGCATTAAAGAATTATGCAACGGTTTATCGATTATTTGAACTCTtcataaaatgtttattacaCCGATCATTGATGTAATCTTTACGCAATAATCATACTAGTTTCATTCATTAAGT encodes:
- a CDS encoding uncharacterized protein (SECRETED:cutsite_NFA-AT; SECRETED:prob_0.3426); SECRETED:SignalP(1-18), with amino-acid sequence MKFILMFILVIVAFSNFAATEFLDERIPTIEKSLKTSPLETRALVCPSGTYECNDSEGGCCSTGTTCLPNFKCSGSGNHSGGIILKTSPTISQILSIVLAYLYLI